The nucleotide window ctttttattcttcctcttcttctcctccttttcactttccttctcctgcttctccattccagcctccttctttttctccttctcctcccttccattctccttctctttttgaTTATGATGACGTAAAAGGTCCTTTTCgagtctttcaattttctttttattcttcttcttttcctcctcttcacTTTACTTCTCCTGCtcctccattccagcctccttcttttcctccttctcctcccttccattctccttctctttctgattatgatgatgtagaaggtccttttcgagtctttcgattttctttttattcttcctcttcttctccttcttttcactttccttctcctgcttctccattccagcctccttttTTTTCTcgttctcctcccttccattctccttctctttctgattatgatgatgtagaaactccttttcaagtctttcgattttctttttattcttcctcttcttctcctccttttcactttccttctcctgcttctccattccagcctccttctttttctccttctcctcccttccattctccttctctttctgattatgatgatgtagaaggtcattttcgagtctttcgattttctttttattcttcttcttctcctccttttcactttccttctcctgcttctccattccagcctcctttttttttctcctactcctcccttccattttccttctctttctgattatgatgatgtagaaggtccttttcgagtctttcgattttctttttattcttcttcttctcttccttttcactttccttctcctgcttctccattccagctcccttctttttctccttctcctcccttccattctccttctctttctgattatgatgatgtagaaggtcCTTTccgagtctttcgattttctttttattcttcttcttctcttccttttcactttccttctcctgcttctccattccagctcccttctttttctccttctcctcccttccattctccttctctttctgattatgatgatgtagaggGTCCTTTTCGagtcttttgattttctttttattcttctttttctcttccttttcactttccttctccggcttctccattccagctcccttctttttctccttctcctcccttccattttccttctctttctgattatgatgatgtagaaactccttttcaagtctttcgattttctttttattcttcccctccttctcctgcttttcactttccttctcctgcttctccattccagctcccttctttttctccttctcctcccttccattttccttctcttt belongs to Palaemon carinicauda isolate YSFRI2023 chromosome 17, ASM3689809v2, whole genome shotgun sequence and includes:
- the LOC137656533 gene encoding uncharacterized protein, with translation MEKPEKESEKEEKKKNKKKIKRLEKDPLHHHNQKEKENGREEKEKKKGAGMEKQEKESEKEEKKKNKKKIERLGKDLLHHHNQKEKENGREEKEKKKGKEKENGREEKEEKKEAGMEEQEK